The Bordetella sp. FB-8 genome includes a window with the following:
- the typA gene encoding translational GTPase TypA, whose amino-acid sequence MSRALRNIAIIAHVDHGKTTLVDQLLRQSGTFRENQAMTERVMDSNDLEKERGITILAKNCAVEYGDTHINIVDTPGHADFGGEVERVLSMVDGVLLLVDAVEGPMPQTIFVTRKALALGLKPIVVVNKIDRPGARPDFVINATFELFDKLGATEEQLDFPVVYASGLSGYAGLTDDVREGDMRPLFETVLKHVPQRNDDINGPLQMQVISLDYNSYVGKIGVGRINRGRMKPGVDVAFRDGPDGAIKRGRINQVLMFKGLEREQVQEAEAGDIVLINGIEDLNIGTTITAVDTPEAFPLLKVDEPTLTMNFMVNTSPLAGREGKFVTSRQLRDRLDRELKSNVALRVRETGDDTVFEVAGRGELHLTILLENMRREGYELAVSRPRVVFKEIDGAKCEPFEALTVDVEDEHQGGVMEELGRRKGDLQDMQPDGRGRTRLEYIIPARGLIGFQNEFLTLTRGTGLMSHTFHEYAPLREGSIGERRNGVLISQDNGDAVAYALWKLQDRGRMFVSPGEALYEGMVIGIHSRDNDLVVNPIKGKQLTNVRASGTDEAVRLVPPIQITLEYAVEFIDDDELVELTPKSIRLRKRYLQEHERRKAAREGV is encoded by the coding sequence ATGTCCCGCGCCTTGCGCAACATCGCCATCATCGCCCACGTCGACCACGGCAAGACCACGCTGGTCGACCAACTGCTGCGCCAGTCCGGTACCTTTCGCGAAAACCAGGCGATGACCGAGCGGGTCATGGACTCCAACGACCTGGAAAAAGAACGCGGCATCACCATCCTGGCCAAGAACTGCGCCGTCGAATACGGCGACACGCACATCAACATCGTCGACACCCCGGGACACGCCGACTTCGGCGGCGAGGTCGAGCGCGTGTTGTCCATGGTCGATGGTGTGCTGTTGCTGGTCGACGCGGTCGAAGGCCCCATGCCCCAAACCATTTTCGTTACGCGCAAGGCGCTGGCCCTGGGTCTGAAGCCCATCGTTGTGGTCAACAAGATCGATCGTCCGGGCGCCCGCCCCGACTTCGTCATCAACGCCACCTTCGAACTGTTCGACAAACTGGGCGCCACCGAAGAGCAGCTCGATTTCCCCGTGGTCTACGCGTCGGGGCTGTCCGGCTATGCCGGCCTGACTGACGACGTGCGCGAAGGGGACATGCGTCCGCTGTTCGAAACCGTGCTCAAGCACGTGCCGCAGCGTAACGATGATATTAACGGTCCGCTGCAGATGCAGGTCATCTCGCTGGACTACAACAGCTACGTCGGCAAGATCGGCGTGGGCCGCATCAATCGCGGCCGCATGAAGCCCGGCGTGGACGTGGCCTTTCGCGATGGTCCGGATGGTGCGATCAAGCGCGGCCGCATCAATCAGGTGCTGATGTTCAAGGGTCTTGAGCGCGAGCAGGTGCAAGAAGCCGAAGCCGGCGACATCGTGCTGATCAACGGTATCGAAGACCTCAACATCGGCACCACCATCACGGCGGTGGACACGCCCGAAGCATTCCCCTTGCTGAAGGTCGACGAGCCGACCCTGACCATGAACTTCATGGTCAACACCTCGCCCCTGGCCGGCCGCGAAGGCAAGTTCGTCACCAGCCGCCAGCTGCGCGACCGTCTGGATCGCGAATTGAAGTCCAACGTGGCCCTGCGCGTGCGCGAAACGGGCGACGATACGGTCTTCGAAGTGGCGGGCCGCGGTGAACTGCATCTGACCATCCTGCTGGAAAACATGCGCCGCGAAGGCTACGAGTTGGCCGTCTCGCGTCCGCGCGTGGTGTTCAAGGAAATCGACGGCGCCAAGTGCGAGCCGTTCGAAGCGCTGACCGTCGATGTCGAGGACGAGCATCAAGGCGGTGTGATGGAAGAGCTGGGCCGCCGCAAAGGCGACCTGCAGGATATGCAGCCCGACGGCCGTGGCCGTACCCGCCTGGAATACATCATCCCGGCGCGCGGCCTGATCGGCTTCCAGAATGAGTTCCTTACGCTGACGCGCGGTACCGGCCTGATGAGCCATACCTTCCACGAGTATGCCCCTCTCAGGGAAGGTTCGATCGGCGAACGCCGCAATGGCGTGCTCATCAGCCAGGACAACGGCGATGCCGTGGCCTACGCACTGTGGAAGCTGCAGGATCGTGGTCGTATGTTTGTCAGCCCCGGCGAGGCGCTGTACGAAGGCATGGTCATCGGTATCCACAGCCGAGACAACGACCTGGTGGTCAACCCCATCAAGGGCAAGCAGCTCACCAACGTGCGCGCCTCCGGCACGGACGAAGCCGTGCGCCTGGTGCCGCCCATCCAGATTACGCTGGAATATGCAGTGGAATTCATCGACGACGATGAACTGGTCGAACTTACGCCCAAGTCGATACGCTTGCGCAAGCGCTATCTGCAAGAGCACGAGCGCCGCAAGGCGGCGCGCGAAGGCGTTTAA
- the cpaB gene encoding Flp pilus assembly protein CpaB → MKPSRWLPMARAMGAYAFAAAAGLAAAWAVRETIQQRTQAIEAQARVPTVSRLVAARDLPAGAALDMASLAVRDVPQDWASSDSLAPEALNQVEGGTLAVAVRSGEPILLHQVQRNRRESVAGLLAAGRRAFSLPAQEIRDLPQHVQPGDRIDLYVSFPHGGRDLTVPLLQGGKVLSVDGDPGQLAHITLEAAAGDAVKVIAARQGGVLTALLRPASDTQTGSDVLPRDLPGLLGMAQPASRRRAVDIIYGDRIETDHDAFVAVAAPAVAAPAAAAPAHAAKRGAP, encoded by the coding sequence ATGAAACCTTCACGGTGGCTACCCATGGCGCGCGCGATGGGAGCTTATGCGTTCGCCGCCGCTGCGGGCTTGGCCGCAGCGTGGGCCGTGCGCGAAACCATACAGCAGCGCACCCAGGCCATTGAAGCGCAAGCGCGCGTGCCCACCGTGTCCAGGCTGGTCGCGGCCCGGGATCTGCCCGCAGGCGCAGCGCTGGACATGGCCAGCCTGGCTGTGCGGGACGTGCCCCAGGACTGGGCATCGTCCGACTCCCTGGCGCCCGAGGCGCTGAATCAGGTCGAAGGCGGCACGCTGGCCGTGGCTGTCCGATCCGGCGAACCCATCTTGCTGCATCAGGTCCAGCGCAACCGGCGCGAATCCGTAGCGGGGCTGTTGGCCGCCGGCCGGCGCGCCTTCAGCCTGCCCGCGCAGGAAATCCGCGATCTTCCGCAGCATGTGCAGCCTGGCGACCGCATCGATTTGTATGTCTCGTTCCCGCATGGCGGTCGCGATCTTACGGTTCCGCTATTGCAAGGAGGCAAGGTCTTGTCCGTCGATGGAGATCCGGGGCAGCTCGCCCACATCACACTGGAGGCCGCTGCCGGCGACGCGGTCAAGGTCATCGCGGCGCGGCAGGGCGGCGTGTTGACGGCCTTGCTGCGTCCCGCGTCCGATACCCAAACCGGAAGCGATGTGCTGCCGCGCGACTTGCCGGGCCTGCTCGGGATGGCGCAGCCTGCATCCCGCCGCCGCGCCGTGGACATCATCTACGGCGATCGAATCGAAACCGACCACGATGCCTTCGTCGCCGTTGCCGCGCCGGCCGTTGCCGCGCCGGCCGCTGCCGCGCCGGCTCACGCCGCCAAACGAGGCGCGCCGTGA
- the rbfA gene encoding 30S ribosome-binding factor RbfA: MSRHKSKSIPGRNLRLADQIQKDLAEIVQREVDVSRSGLITISGVELSADYAHAKVYFTVLGAESDATAALLNEKAGWLHSLLYKLLHIHTVPTLRFYHDPQIERAIEMSSLIDRATRSDSGAASGIPDEPEEQS, from the coding sequence ATGAGCCGTCATAAATCCAAGTCCATCCCCGGCCGCAACCTGCGGCTGGCCGACCAGATCCAGAAGGACCTGGCCGAGATCGTCCAGCGCGAGGTCGATGTCTCGCGCTCGGGCCTGATCACCATTTCGGGCGTGGAGCTGTCGGCCGACTACGCACACGCCAAGGTTTATTTCACCGTGCTGGGCGCCGAGTCCGATGCGACCGCGGCGCTGCTCAACGAAAAGGCCGGCTGGTTGCATTCCCTGCTGTACAAGCTGCTGCACATCCACACCGTGCCCACACTGCGCTTCTATCACGATCCGCAGATTGAGCGCGCCATCGAGATGTCGTCGCTGATAGACCGCGCCACCCGCTCCGATTCCGGCGCGGCTTCCGGCATCCCTGACGAGCCCGAAGAACAGTCCTGA
- the rimP gene encoding ribosome maturation factor RimP has protein sequence MADLFAMTREALAGMDVELIDVERAAMGLLRVTIDKEDGVRVEDCEQVSRQLSRVFEVENVDYRRLEVGSPGVDRPLRGEADFLRVAGARVEIKLREAIDSRKVYTGILRMPEATGDAAGRSVFGLEFEAKKNEIQVLSFTLDDIERAKLDPVLDFKGKKR, from the coding sequence GTGGCTGATCTATTTGCAATGACCCGGGAAGCCTTGGCAGGCATGGACGTCGAACTGATCGACGTAGAACGCGCCGCCATGGGTTTGCTGCGTGTGACCATCGACAAGGAAGATGGCGTGCGTGTCGAGGATTGCGAGCAGGTTTCGCGCCAGCTCTCGCGCGTGTTCGAGGTCGAGAACGTCGACTACCGACGTCTCGAAGTGGGGTCGCCCGGCGTGGATCGGCCGCTGCGTGGCGAGGCGGATTTTCTGCGCGTTGCCGGCGCTCGCGTCGAGATCAAGCTGCGCGAGGCGATCGACAGCCGCAAGGTATATACCGGCATTCTGCGCATGCCGGAAGCCACGGGCGACGCCGCGGGGCGTTCCGTGTTCGGTTTGGAATTTGAGGCAAAGAAGAACGAGATCCAAGTGCTGAGCTTCACGCTCGATGACATCGAGCGCGCCAAGCTGGATCCCGTTCTGGATTTCAAGGGCAAAAAGCGATGA
- the truB gene encoding tRNA pseudouridine(55) synthase TruB gives MARKRGQPLDGVLLLDKPVGLSSNHALQRAKRTLDAAKAGHTGTLDPFATGLLVCCMGRATKISGAMLDADKTYLATLQFGEETDSGDLTGIVTVRAQEGFAGVAEQALREVLSRFTGEIEQIPPMYSALKRDGKPLYEYARKGIELERAPRRVTIYRNELLSCTGLQAVIEVDCSKGTYIRTLAQDIGRELGCHAHLTALRRTRVGPFMLDCAVTLDALQAADDPKSSLVALNELPAGLLPPGRSQGEKAALGGCELKASVGASPSLAKTNS, from the coding sequence ATGGCTAGGAAACGCGGGCAGCCGCTCGATGGAGTGCTATTGCTGGACAAACCCGTTGGTTTGTCCAGCAATCACGCCCTGCAGCGCGCCAAGCGCACGTTGGATGCGGCCAAGGCCGGCCACACCGGCACGCTGGATCCGTTCGCCACGGGCCTGTTGGTGTGCTGCATGGGCCGCGCGACCAAGATTTCCGGCGCCATGCTCGACGCCGACAAGACGTACTTGGCCACGCTGCAGTTCGGCGAAGAGACCGACAGCGGCGACCTGACGGGCATTGTCACGGTGCGCGCGCAAGAGGGCTTTGCCGGCGTAGCCGAGCAGGCATTGCGCGAAGTATTGTCACGTTTTACGGGTGAAATCGAGCAGATTCCACCTATGTATTCGGCGCTCAAGCGCGACGGCAAGCCGCTGTACGAATACGCGCGCAAGGGCATAGAGCTCGAACGCGCGCCGCGGCGGGTCACGATTTACCGCAACGAGCTGCTGTCCTGTACGGGGTTGCAGGCAGTGATCGAAGTGGATTGCAGTAAAGGGACTTACATCCGGACGTTGGCTCAGGACATAGGCCGCGAGCTCGGTTGCCATGCCCACCTGACCGCGCTGCGGCGCACGCGCGTCGGCCCGTTCATGCTGGACTGCGCCGTTACGTTAGATGCATTGCAGGCCGCCGACGACCCCAAGTCGTCGCTGGTGGCCTTGAATGAATTGCCGGCGGGGCTTTTGCCGCCGGGCCGCTCTCAAGGCGAAAAAGCCGCCTTGGGGGGCTGCGAACTGAAGGCGAGCGTGGGGGCTTCTCCCTCGCTTGCCAAAACAAACTCTTAG
- the nusA gene encoding transcription termination factor NusA, translated as MSREILLLVDALAREKNVTRDTVFTALESALASAMKKRFKDDADIRVAIDRDSGSHEGFRRWLVVPDEAGLQEPDKQELLSDALEIVPGIEVGEYIEEPLEPVEFGRIGAQAAKQAILQKIRDAEREQVLNDFLDRGETIVSGTVKRMDKGDVIIETGKVEARLPRSEMIPKENLRISDRVRAFVLRVDSTLRGQQVILSRTSPDFIRQLFENEVPEIEQGLLEIKAAARDPGVRAKIAVVAYDKRIDPIGTCVGMRGSRVTAVRNELGGEQVDIVLWSEDPAQFVIGALAPANVESILVDEDKHAMDVVVDEENLPKAIGAKGQNVRLASELTGWQINIMSPEESQNRQETERSALRAAFMNKLDVDEEVADILIDEGFTGLEEIAYVPMQELLEIDAFDEDTINALRARARNALLTEAIAQEERLETAQDLLELEGMTPDLATRLAEHKVHTRDDLAELATDELAEIGGLDEKAASDLIMRARAHWFEEE; from the coding sequence ATGAGTCGCGAAATTCTTCTGTTGGTCGATGCGTTGGCGCGCGAAAAGAACGTCACGCGCGACACCGTGTTCACGGCGCTCGAAAGCGCGCTGGCTTCGGCCATGAAAAAGCGCTTCAAGGACGACGCCGACATCCGTGTCGCCATCGACCGCGACAGCGGCAGCCACGAGGGCTTTCGTCGCTGGTTGGTCGTGCCCGACGAGGCCGGCCTGCAGGAACCCGACAAGCAGGAATTGCTGTCCGACGCGCTCGAAATTGTGCCCGGTATCGAAGTGGGCGAGTACATCGAAGAGCCACTTGAACCGGTCGAATTCGGCCGCATCGGCGCGCAAGCCGCCAAGCAGGCCATTCTGCAGAAAATCCGCGACGCCGAGCGCGAGCAGGTCCTGAACGATTTCCTGGACCGTGGCGAGACCATCGTTTCCGGTACCGTCAAACGCATGGACAAGGGCGATGTCATCATCGAAACCGGCAAAGTCGAGGCCCGCCTTCCACGCAGCGAGATGATCCCCAAGGAAAACCTGCGCATCAGCGACCGTGTCCGCGCCTTTGTGCTGCGCGTGGACAGCACCCTGCGTGGCCAGCAGGTCATTCTGTCGCGCACTTCGCCTGACTTTATCCGCCAGCTTTTCGAAAACGAAGTGCCTGAGATCGAACAGGGCCTGCTCGAGATCAAGGCGGCCGCCCGCGATCCCGGCGTGCGTGCCAAGATCGCCGTGGTGGCCTATGACAAGCGCATCGACCCCATTGGCACTTGCGTGGGCATGCGCGGTTCGCGCGTCACCGCCGTGCGTAACGAGCTGGGCGGCGAGCAGGTCGACATCGTGCTGTGGTCGGAAGATCCTGCCCAGTTCGTGATCGGCGCGCTGGCCCCGGCCAACGTCGAGTCGATCCTGGTCGACGAGGACAAGCATGCCATGGACGTGGTGGTCGACGAGGAAAACCTGCCCAAGGCCATCGGCGCCAAGGGCCAGAACGTGCGCCTGGCTTCCGAGCTTACCGGCTGGCAGATCAACATCATGTCGCCGGAAGAAAGCCAGAACCGCCAGGAAACTGAGCGCTCCGCGCTACGTGCCGCTTTCATGAACAAGCTGGACGTCGACGAGGAAGTGGCCGATATCCTGATCGACGAAGGTTTCACCGGCCTGGAAGAAATCGCCTACGTGCCCATGCAGGAACTGCTGGAAATCGACGCTTTCGACGAAGACACCATCAACGCGTTGCGCGCCCGTGCCCGCAATGCGCTGCTGACCGAAGCCATCGCCCAGGAAGAACGCCTGGAAACCGCGCAGGACCTGCTCGAGCTCGAAGGCATGACGCCCGATCTGGCGACCCGGCTGGCCGAGCACAAGGTACACACGCGCGACGATCTGGCCGAGCTGGCCACCGATGAGCTTGCCGAGATCGGCGGCCTGGACGAGAAAGCGGCCAGTGATCTGATCATGCGCGCCCGCGCCCATTGGTTCGAAGAAGAGTGA
- a CDS encoding pilus assembly protein TadG-related protein, producing MLAHPAYRARTVYGGQALIPALLLLSLCGVAWVALYNLGQVAAARARLTHAADAAVYSAALEQTRTLNLLAYINRAQIAHQVAMAHLVTLATWAKFSDTEAQRRAMGNPPTYLIGSLFGTKAQRSYSAGRPSGGAAHEAARAYQAHDDLVYGTLLHAAQQAVATLPRQREAMIQAILRANYPELQGQPQSLQWRVLSDGWPGYVRSRSGQALRPLAYAAVGRYDFLQPRNFTRTNNWIVQKACPQKRHELRRRGETRMDGDGNWSSFDSLSYHSLRWNKWIGCYYREYPMGWGLAGDRLGGDTVQRAPEDFSSQDFWRWVSANTSWNIFSGVSNPLADAYAWMESVSPRGRGLPDSHEVSSAGETAPLRFAIAVRQQAASLPVSGGASRIAWAGAYALRVFQPGDGLTVNAAAETYFVRPQPRGDGKNEKPTLFRPYWQAHRVAANAGEQFMAHGATR from the coding sequence ATGCTTGCACACCCTGCGTACCGCGCGCGGACGGTTTATGGCGGGCAGGCGCTGATTCCCGCCTTGCTGCTGCTGTCGCTCTGCGGGGTGGCCTGGGTTGCTTTGTACAACCTCGGTCAGGTGGCCGCCGCGCGTGCACGCCTGACTCATGCCGCCGATGCCGCGGTATACAGTGCCGCTCTGGAGCAGACCCGGACGCTGAATCTGCTGGCCTACATCAACCGTGCGCAGATCGCGCACCAGGTGGCCATGGCACATCTGGTCACGCTGGCGACCTGGGCGAAATTCTCGGACACGGAGGCGCAGCGCCGCGCCATGGGCAATCCGCCTACCTATCTGATCGGTTCTCTGTTCGGAACCAAGGCGCAGCGGTCCTATTCGGCGGGCAGGCCGAGCGGCGGCGCGGCGCACGAAGCTGCCAGGGCCTATCAGGCGCACGACGACCTGGTGTACGGCACTTTGCTGCATGCGGCGCAACAGGCTGTGGCGACCCTGCCCAGGCAGAGGGAGGCCATGATCCAGGCGATCCTGCGCGCCAACTACCCCGAACTCCAAGGGCAGCCTCAATCGCTGCAATGGCGCGTGTTGTCCGACGGCTGGCCGGGTTATGTGCGCAGCCGGTCAGGGCAGGCACTGCGCCCTCTGGCCTATGCCGCCGTGGGGCGCTACGACTTTCTGCAGCCGCGCAATTTCACCCGCACCAACAACTGGATTGTCCAGAAGGCCTGTCCGCAAAAGCGGCACGAATTGCGCCGCCGCGGCGAGACCCGGATGGACGGCGACGGCAACTGGTCTTCGTTCGATTCCTTGTCTTACCACTCGCTGCGCTGGAACAAGTGGATAGGCTGCTACTACCGCGAATATCCCATGGGCTGGGGCCTGGCGGGAGACCGCTTGGGCGGCGATACCGTGCAGCGCGCGCCCGAGGATTTCTCTTCGCAGGATTTCTGGCGCTGGGTATCGGCCAACACATCATGGAATATCTTCTCGGGCGTTTCGAATCCGCTGGCGGACGCCTATGCCTGGATGGAAAGCGTGTCGCCTCGGGGACGCGGGCTGCCGGACAGCCACGAGGTGTCGTCTGCCGGCGAGACCGCGCCGCTGCGCTTTGCCATCGCCGTGCGCCAGCAGGCTGCGAGCCTGCCCGTTTCAGGCGGTGCCAGCCGCATCGCCTGGGCCGGCGCCTACGCCTTGCGGGTATTCCAGCCAGGCGATGGCCTTACGGTGAACGCGGCAGCCGAAACCTATTTCGTGCGTCCTCAACCCCGTGGCGACGGAAAGAACGAGAAGCCGACTCTGTTCCGTCCATACTGGCAGGCGCACAGGGTGGCGGCCAATGCTGGCGAACAATTCATGGCGCATGGAGCAACGCGATGA
- the infB gene encoding translation initiation factor IF-2: MSSNTVAQFATELKMPANVLLEQLRSAGVDLKSVDDAVTDSDKAKLLDSLRRAHGGSEGKKITLTRRQTSEIRQADATGRSRTIQVEVRKKRVFVKRDPSELAAEQSAVEEKVADEAVADAAVTDAIVDAVQAQQAVAPVPQAEPVVAVAEPEVRAEELAAPVAEPVAEEPKAEPEPTPEPEPEVDEPVAEPVAVQAEPEPEPVEPVAQVPAAEPVRAPRRGASKAPVQAPRAVAAEGVNRDAARRASEAEAAALREMLNRPRKVLRAPEPEQAAALSGTLHKPAGKTAAKKDAKPGAVVGAKKTIKTAEVASTWTDDASRKKPADKPAANTRDSGWRAGGKGGGGKGGRGGRNGRNQQADHRAESAAQEFIAREVHVPETISVADLAHKMSVKAAEVIKVLMKLGQMVTINQVLDQETGMIVVEELGHTAIAAKLDDPEAFLDEAPVAEEAELLPRAPVVTVMGHVDHGKTSLLDYIRRAKVAAGEAGGITQHIGAYHVETDRGMVTFLDTPGHEAFTAMRARGAQATDIVILVVAADDGVMPQTREAISHAKAAGVPLVVAVNKVDKYDANPDRVKQELVTEEVVPEEYGGDVPFVSVSAKTGQGIDDLLEQVLLQAEILELKAPVDAPAKGLVIEARLDKGRGPVATILVQSGTLHRGDVVLAGASFGRVRAMLDENGKPIQEAGPSIPVEIQGLTEVPAAGDEIMVLSDERKAREIALFRQGKFRDVKLARQQAAKLESMFDNLGEGSQTLPLIVKTDVQGSQEALVASLTKLSTNEVRVQVVHAAVGGISESDVNLAIASNAVVIGFNVRADQSVKKLAESNGIDLRYYNIIYDAVDDVKAAMSGMLAPEKKEEIIGLVEVREIFSVSKIGNIAGCMVLDGVVKRDSQVRLLRNNVVSWTGQLDSLRRFKDDVKEVKSGFDCGLTLRGNNDIQVGDQLEVFEIKEVARTL; encoded by the coding sequence ATGTCGAGCAATACCGTCGCCCAGTTCGCCACCGAACTGAAAATGCCTGCCAACGTGCTGCTGGAGCAGCTACGTTCGGCCGGCGTCGACCTCAAGTCGGTGGACGATGCCGTCACCGACAGCGACAAGGCGAAGTTGCTCGATTCGCTGCGTCGCGCCCATGGCGGCAGCGAGGGCAAGAAGATCACGCTGACCCGTCGCCAGACCTCGGAAATCCGCCAGGCCGATGCGACAGGCCGTTCGCGCACCATCCAGGTCGAAGTGCGCAAAAAGCGCGTCTTCGTCAAGCGCGATCCTTCCGAACTGGCGGCAGAACAGTCTGCGGTGGAAGAAAAAGTTGCCGACGAGGCAGTGGCTGACGCCGCCGTGACCGACGCTATCGTCGACGCAGTCCAGGCCCAGCAGGCCGTGGCGCCCGTGCCGCAGGCTGAACCGGTGGTGGCTGTCGCCGAGCCTGAAGTGCGCGCCGAAGAGCTGGCTGCGCCCGTTGCCGAGCCTGTGGCCGAAGAGCCCAAGGCCGAACCCGAGCCTACTCCCGAGCCTGAACCCGAGGTGGACGAGCCTGTCGCTGAACCCGTGGCGGTTCAGGCCGAGCCCGAACCCGAACCCGTCGAGCCCGTCGCTCAGGTGCCGGCCGCTGAACCGGTTCGTGCGCCCAGGCGCGGCGCCAGCAAGGCCCCAGTTCAAGCGCCTCGCGCGGTTGCCGCTGAAGGCGTTAATCGCGACGCGGCTCGCCGCGCCTCAGAGGCTGAGGCGGCCGCCCTGCGCGAAATGCTGAATCGTCCGCGCAAGGTGCTGCGCGCGCCCGAACCCGAGCAGGCTGCCGCCTTGTCCGGTACGCTGCACAAGCCCGCAGGCAAGACCGCAGCCAAGAAAGACGCCAAGCCCGGCGCTGTCGTCGGTGCCAAGAAAACCATCAAGACCGCCGAGGTGGCCTCCACCTGGACGGACGACGCCTCGCGCAAGAAACCGGCGGACAAGCCGGCGGCCAACACCCGTGACAGCGGCTGGCGCGCGGGCGGTAAGGGCGGCGGCGGCAAGGGCGGCAGGGGGGGGCGCAACGGTCGCAACCAGCAGGCCGACCATCGCGCCGAATCCGCCGCGCAGGAATTCATCGCGCGCGAAGTCCATGTGCCCGAGACCATCAGTGTGGCCGATCTGGCGCACAAGATGTCCGTCAAGGCTGCCGAGGTCATCAAGGTGCTGATGAAACTGGGCCAGATGGTCACCATCAACCAGGTGCTCGACCAAGAGACCGGCATGATTGTGGTCGAGGAACTCGGTCACACCGCCATTGCGGCCAAGCTGGATGACCCGGAGGCCTTCCTGGACGAAGCGCCCGTCGCCGAAGAGGCCGAGCTGCTGCCGCGCGCGCCCGTCGTTACCGTTATGGGCCACGTCGACCACGGCAAGACCTCGCTGCTGGACTACATCCGCCGCGCCAAGGTGGCTGCAGGCGAAGCGGGCGGCATCACGCAGCACATCGGTGCCTACCACGTGGAAACCGATCGTGGTATGGTGACCTTCCTCGACACCCCGGGCCATGAGGCGTTCACCGCCATGCGTGCCCGCGGCGCGCAGGCCACCGACATCGTCATCCTGGTGGTGGCGGCCGACGACGGCGTCATGCCGCAGACGCGCGAGGCCATCAGCCATGCCAAGGCGGCTGGCGTGCCCCTGGTCGTGGCCGTCAACAAGGTCGACAAGTACGATGCCAACCCCGACCGCGTCAAGCAGGAACTGGTGACCGAGGAAGTCGTGCCTGAAGAATACGGCGGCGACGTACCCTTCGTGTCCGTGTCGGCCAAGACCGGGCAGGGTATCGACGACCTGCTCGAGCAGGTACTGCTGCAGGCCGAGATCCTCGAGCTCAAGGCGCCGGTGGACGCGCCCGCCAAGGGCCTGGTCATCGAAGCGCGCCTGGACAAGGGCCGCGGCCCGGTTGCGACCATCCTGGTCCAGAGCGGCACCCTGCACCGCGGCGATGTGGTGCTGGCAGGCGCCAGCTTCGGCCGCGTGCGCGCCATGCTCGACGAGAATGGCAAGCCCATCCAGGAAGCCGGTCCTTCGATTCCGGTGGAAATCCAGGGCCTGACCGAAGTGCCCGCCGCCGGCGACGAGATCATGGTTCTGTCCGACGAGCGCAAGGCGCGCGAAATCGCGCTGTTCCGCCAGGGCAAGTTCCGCGACGTCAAGCTGGCCCGCCAACAGGCCGCCAAGCTCGAGTCCATGTTCGACAACCTGGGCGAGGGCTCACAGACCCTGCCGCTCATCGTCAAGACCGACGTGCAGGGTTCGCAGGAGGCCCTGGTCGCTTCTCTTACCAAGCTCTCCACCAATGAGGTACGGGTGCAGGTGGTGCATGCGGCCGTGGGCGGTATCTCGGAGTCCGACGTCAACCTGGCGATCGCCTCGAACGCGGTGGTCATCGGATTTAACGTCCGCGCCGACCAGAGCGTCAAGAAGCTGGCCGAGAGCAACGGCATCGATCTGCGCTACTACAACATCATCTACGACGCCGTGGACGATGTTAAGGCAGCCATGTCGGGCATGCTGGCCCCCGAGAAGAAGGAAGAGATCATCGGCCTGGTCGAGGTTCGCGAAATCTTCTCGGTGTCCAAGATTGGCAACATCGCCGGCTGCATGGTGCTCGACGGCGTGGTCAAGCGCGACTCCCAGGTACGTCTGCTGCGCAACAACGTCGTTTCTTGGACCGGCCAGCTCGATTCGCTGCGTCGCTTCAAGGACGACGTCAAGGAAGTCAAGTCCGGCTTCGATTGCGGCCTGACCCTGCGCGGCAACAACGACATTCAGGTGGGCGACCAGCTGGAAGTCTTCGAGATCAAGGAAGTCGCCCGCACGCTGTAA